The window TGAGAAGGCCAAGGAGGATAAAGTAGTTGTGAGGCTGAAGGGTGGTGACCCATACGTCTTTGGAAGGGGTGAGGAGGAGTGCTCCTACGTAATCGAGTCAGGTCTAGAGTGCGAGGTGGTACCGGGCATTACAAGTGCCATAGCTGTCCCTGAGTACGCGGGAATACCAGTGACCAGCAGGTGGTACTCCTCGGGTTTCTCCGTAATTACGGGCACTAGGACTGGCGGGCAGGTTATAGATAAGGACTACATCCCAAAGAAGGGTACTATAGTTGTCCTCATGGGCGTAAACAGGGCGGAGGAGCTACAGAAGGTACTCGCCGAGGTCAGAGACCCAGAGACCCCAGTTGCTGTAATACAAGAGGGAACTACTGCCTCCCAGAGGGTCTTTGTGACCACGCTCTCTAAGCTTAGCAGTACGGTAAAGGAAAACAACGTTAGGTCTCCCGCCGTAATAGTAGTGGGGGATGTCATTAAACTAAGAAATAAATTGTGGAAACTGTCCTAGTAAATCATATGAGAGACCCCGTTTGCGGTGAGGAAGTAAAGACCACTGCCTACAAATACACCTATAAGTCTGTCACGTACTACTTCTGTAGTCCCATGTGCATGGCCGAGTTCAAGAAGAACCCCGAGAAGTACATAAAAAACATTAAATAACACGTCGTTCTGATTACCATTATGTATCCGCCAAAAATAGGCTACGTTATCCCTGACAACCTCGCTGAGGCCTTGGAGTTCCTCGAAAAGCGCGACGACGCTAAGCCCTTAGCTGGCGGACATAGCCTAATACCAATGTTAAAGCTGAGGCTTTTGAGGCCGTCTTACCTTGTAGAAATAAGGAGATTGCAAGAGCTCAAGTACTTGAGGAAAGAAGGGGCTCAATACTCCATAGGGGCCTTGTCCACGCACTACGAGATCTCAAAGGTGAATGTACCCCTCTTGAGCGAGACTGCTTCTAAGATCGGTGACCCGCAAGTGAGGAACATGGGCACAATAGGCGGTAGCGTATCTCACCTAGATCCCTCCGCCGATTACCCTGCAGCGCTTATAGCCCTAGACGCTAAGGTCAAGGTGGTTGGGACTAAGGGGGAGAGGGTAGTAGACTTTGCTTCCTTTGACAAGGACATGTTTACCCCTGACCTAAACCAGGGGGAGTTGGTGAAGGAGATACTCGTTAACGACTACTCCGGGTATAAATACTCTTATCAGAAGCTAGAGAGGAGGGCAGGGGACTTTGCAATAGTAGGTGTTGCAGTTCTCCTCAAGGTCGATGGGGAGGAGATTAAGGACGCCAGGATAGGCCTAACTGCCGTGAACACAAAGGCTGTGAGGGCCACCGAGGCGGAGAACGTACTAAAGGACAAGATCAGTGAGAAGACCATTGAAGTAGCATCTGATCTAGCCGTAAAGTACGCCAACCCCACATCCGACATAAGGGGAACAGCTGAGTATAAAAAGAAGGTGACCAAGGTAATGACTAAGAGGGCAATTTTGACAGCCCTAGGCAAGAGGTGAACGAAGTGAAGGTGTACGAAAAGGACCAGAAAGTGAAAATCCACTTTAAAGTCAATGGCCAAGACGTAGAGTACGAGACTGAGCCAAGGAAGTTGTTAGTCCACGCTTTAAGAGAACTGGGATTCACGGGAGTCCACATAGGTTGCGACACCTCCCACTGCGGTGCATGTACCGTAATAATGGACGGGAAGTCCGTGAAGTCCTGCACAGTACTTGCAGTTGAGGCTGACGGCTCCGAGATCCTCACAGTGGAGGGACTTGCTAAGGACGGGAAGCTCCACCCCATCCAGGAGGCGTTCTGGGAAAAGCACGCACTTCAGTGCGGTTACTGCACCCCTGGGATGATAATGGAGGCGTATTGGCTTTTGAAGGAGAAGCCTGACCCAACTGAGGAGGAAATAAGGGAAGGCATATCGGGCAACCTATGTAGGTGCACTGGGTACCAGAACATAGTTGAGGCCATTAAGTCAGCATCTCAGAAATTGAGGCTAGGTCAGACTCCCTATCAACGTCAATGAGGACTTCTTTTCCAGCCTCAACTTCACAAACGTCTTTTCTTTTTGGGAGAATTGCTTTCGCCCCCACGTCTCCCGTTAACTTGAGTACTTCGTCAAAAAGGGGCTTCCCCAGGAGAACTGGGTTTCCCCACTCGCCCTTGTAAGTGGGCACTATGGCACTACAGGAATCGCGGTACGACGAAACTATCTTGGCTGTGAGGTCTCTAGTTATAAGGGGCATGTCGCCTAGGAGGACTAGCAACGCGTCGTAAGAGTAGAAGAACTGAACGCCTAACTTCAACGATGTGCTTAGCCCCTCTTTCCACCTCGGGTTGTAGATGACAACCTCGTCCTTCAAGAGCTCCATAACCTCCTTC of the Candidatus Aramenus sp. CH1 genome contains:
- the cobA gene encoding uroporphyrinogen-III C-methyltransferase, which gives rise to MKGKVYLVGAGPGDPELITVKGLKILEMADVVVYDRLIPRELLAKCKKDAELIYVGKGVGESETQSEINEILVEKAKEDKVVVRLKGGDPYVFGRGEEECSYVIESGLECEVVPGITSAIAVPEYAGIPVTSRWYSSGFSVITGTRTGGQVIDKDYIPKKGTIVVLMGVNRAEELQKVLAEVRDPETPVAVIQEGTTASQRVFVTTLSKLSSTVKENNVRSPAVIVVGDVIKLRNKLWKLS
- a CDS encoding YHS domain-containing protein, producing the protein MRDPVCGEEVKTTAYKYTYKSVTYYFCSPMCMAEFKKNPEKYIKNIK
- a CDS encoding xanthine dehydrogenase family protein subunit M; its protein translation is MYPPKIGYVIPDNLAEALEFLEKRDDAKPLAGGHSLIPMLKLRLLRPSYLVEIRRLQELKYLRKEGAQYSIGALSTHYEISKVNVPLLSETASKIGDPQVRNMGTIGGSVSHLDPSADYPAALIALDAKVKVVGTKGERVVDFASFDKDMFTPDLNQGELVKEILVNDYSGYKYSYQKLERRAGDFAIVGVAVLLKVDGEEIKDARIGLTAVNTKAVRATEAENVLKDKISEKTIEVASDLAVKYANPTSDIRGTAEYKKKVTKVMTKRAILTALGKR
- a CDS encoding (2Fe-2S)-binding protein; amino-acid sequence: MKVYEKDQKVKIHFKVNGQDVEYETEPRKLLVHALRELGFTGVHIGCDTSHCGACTVIMDGKSVKSCTVLAVEADGSEILTVEGLAKDGKLHPIQEAFWEKHALQCGYCTPGMIMEAYWLLKEKPDPTEEEIREGISGNLCRCTGYQNIVEAIKSASQKLRLGQTPYQRQ
- a CDS encoding nucleotidyltransferase family protein, with the protein product MRVGSVILAAGEGKRFGGNKLTVKVKGREIILRVLDAVPTAERVVVVGKYWKEVMELLKDEVVIYNPRWKEGLSTSLKLGVQFFYSYDALLVLLGDMPLITRDLTAKIVSSYRDSCSAIVPTYKGEWGNPVLLGKPLFDEVLKLTGDVGAKAILPKRKDVCEVEAGKEVLIDVDRESDLASISEMLT